A stretch of the Denticeps clupeoides chromosome 6, fDenClu1.1, whole genome shotgun sequence genome encodes the following:
- the dyrk1aa gene encoding dual specificity tyrosine-phosphorylation-regulated kinase 1A, translating into MHTGGETSACKPSSVRLAPTFSFHASGLHMAAQMPHSHQQYSDCHQQTTDPSVTVLPYSEQAQQAVSTQRRMPQCFRDPSAAPLRKLSIDLIKTYKHINEVYYAKKKRRHQQGQGEDSSNKKERKLYNDGYDDDNYDYIVKNGEKWMDRYEIDSLIGKGSFGQVVKAYDRVEQEWVAIKIIKNKKAFLNQAQIEVRLLELMNKHDTEMKYYIVHLKRHFMFRNHLCLVFEMLSYNLYDLLRNTNFRGVSLNLTRKFAQQMCTALLFLATPELSIIHCDLKPENILLCNPKRSAIKIVDFGSSCQLGQRIYQYIQSRFYRSPEVLLGMPYDLAIDMWSLGCILVEMHTGEPLFSGANEVDQMNKIVEVLGIPSNHILDQAPKARKFFEKLPDSTWTTKKTKDGKRYKPPGTRKLHSILGVETGGPGGRRAGESGHAVADYLKFKDLILRMLDYDPKGRIQPYYALQHSFFKKTADEGTNTSSSVSTSPALEQSQSSGTTSSTSSSSGGSSGTSTSGRARSDPTHQHRHSGGHFSAAVQAMDCDSLCPQVRQQFPPPGSWVGSDGPQQVTVETHPVQETTFHVPPQQPQKALHSIASNSSHPPHHHHHHHHHHHHHAQGLPVRPRPRLYNSPTNSASTQDSMEVVHSHLSMTSLSSSASSSSTSSSSTGNHGHSAYQNRPVAANALDFGQNGSMNMGLGAFSNPRQETGIAGHPAYPIATNTGPGHYITEGHMGMRQGIDREESPMAGVCVQQSSVASS; encoded by the exons ATGCATACAG gAGGAGAGACTTCAGCATGCAAACCTTCATCTGTCCGACTCGCACCCACTTTTTCTTTCCATGCTTCTGGACTTCATATGGCTGCTCAGATGCCTCATTCGCACCAGCAGTACAGTGACTGCCACCAGCAGACTACTGATCCATCTGTCACAGTACTGCCTTACAGCGAGCAGGCTCAGCAGGCCGTGTCTACCCAG AGACGAATGCCCCAGTGTTTTCGTGACCCGTCAGCAGCCCCCTTGAGGAAGCTCTCTATTGACTTGATCAAAACCTACAAACACATCAATGAG GTGTACTATGCAAAAAAGAAACGCCGACATCAACAGGGTCAAGGTGAGGACTCAAGCAACAAGAAGGAGAGAAAACTCTACAATGATGGATATGATGATGATAACTACGATTACATTGTGAAAAATGGGGAGAAGTGGATGGACCGATATGAAATTGATTCATTAATCGGCAAAGGGTCTTTTGGAcag GTTGTTAAAGCTTATGACCGAGTTGAACAGGAGTGGGTGGCAATTAAGATAATCAAGAACAAGAAGGCTTTTCTAAATCAAGCCCAGATTGAAGTGCGACTCCTTGAGCTCATGAACAAGCATGACACAGAGATGAAGTACTACATTG TTCACCTAAAGCGCCACTTCATGTTTCGGAATCACCTCTGCTTAGTCTTTGAAATGCTGTCCTACAACCTCTACGACTTGCTTCGGAACACAAATTTCCGGGGTGTCTCTCTGAACTTGACCCGCAAGTTTGCCCAGCAGATGTGCACTGCACTTCTGTTCCTTGCTACGCCAGAGCTCAGCATCATCCACTGTGACCTAAAGCCGGAGAACATCCTCTTGTGCAACCCTAAGAGAAGCGCCATCAAAATCGTGGACTTTGGGAGCTCATGTCAGCTTGGACAGAGG atataTCAATATATTCAGAGTCGCTTCTACCGGTCCCCTGAAGTTCTGCTGGGAATGCCTTATGACCTGGCCATTGACATGTGGTCTCTGGGTTGTATACTGGTGGAGATGCATACCGGAGAGCCTCTCTTCAGTGGAGCGAATGAG GTGGATCAAATGAACAAGATTGTTGAAGTCCTGGGCATCCCTTCCAATCACATATTGGATCAGGCCCCTAAAGCAAGGAAGTTTTTTGAAAAATTGCCTGATAGCACGTGGACTACAAAGAAGACCAAAGATGGCAAAAGA TACAAACCGCCAGGAACTCGAAAGCTGCACAGCATCCTCGGTGTTGAGACTGGAGGTCCTGGAGGGCGACGAGCTGGGGAGTCGGGCCATGCAGTAGCTGACTACTTGAAGTTCAAGGACCTCATCCTTCGAATGTTGGACTATGACCCCAAGGGTCGTATTCAGCCCTACTACGCTCTGCAGCATAGCTTCTTCAAGAAGACCGCAGATGAAGGCACTAATACCAGTAGCAGTGTGTCCACAAGTCCAGCATTGGAACAGTCGCAGTCTTCTGGAACCACATCCAGCACTTCCTCCAGTTCAG GAGGATCATCTGGGACGAGCACGAGTGGAAGAGCgaggtcagaccccacacatCAACACCGGCACAGCGGAGGTCATTTTAGTGCTGCGGTGCAGGCCATGGACTGCGACAGCCTGTGCCCACAG GTAAGACAACAGTTTCCTCCACCTGGATCCTGGGTTGGTAGTGACGGACCACAGCAGGTCACTGTAGAGACTCACCCTGTCCAGGAGACCACCTTTCATGTGCCTCCCCAACAGCCCCAGAAGGCTTTACACTCAATAGCAAGCAACAGCTCTCAtccaccacaccaccaccaccatcatcaccaccaccaccaccaccacgcacAAGGCTTACCAGTACGACCCCGGCCTCGGCTCTACAACTCTCCCACAAATAGCGCCTCCACGCAGGATTCCATGGAGGTGGTGCACAGCCACCTGTCCATGACCTCCCTGTCTTCctctgcctcctcttcctccacatcttcctcctccactgGTAACCATGGCCATTCGGCCTACCAGAACCGCCCAGTTGCTGCCAATGCCTTGGACTTTGGCCAGAATGGCAGTATGAACATGGGATTGGGTGCCTTCTCGAATCCCCGCCAAGAGACTGGCATAGCAGGACATCCAGCGTACCCTATTGCCACGAACACGGGGCCTGGTCACTATATAACGGAGGGTCACATGGGCATGAGACAAGGCATTGACAGGGAGGAGTCTCCTATGGCAGGAGTCTGTGTTCAGCAGAGTTCTGTTGCTAGTTCGTGA